The DNA sequence cccaaccttgttttcttttcctaatcCCAACGGTTTGTCCGTTTCCTGTTTTCCCAAAACCCGTGTGTGACGTAGTCTCGCGGTAAGACATAGTCTTGCGATAACATGCCAAGTGGCTTTAGAAAGTGCCACGTGGCGTGCATGTTTTCCCTGTGTTGTTGCAGACTTCAGTAATGTCGTAATGcatacagataacacgccacttggcttaagaaagttggcATGAATGTTTAGGCAAAATCATGCCATGTTGGCCGAGGGTCTAAAGTGTGCCCTTTACCTACCCATCCCAGAACTAGCAAGAGCTACAAATGCTATTTGCTATATTATATGGTTTGCAagacaaaatgacaagaaaGCGATGATGAAAGAGCTGTGAAATGATGGCCACGTCATCAACTTCCATTTCTCTGGTCAAGTCCAAACTGCAAAGAGAGAAGACTGCATAAAGCTTTCATCTCTCTGTTGATTCATTCAATCTTTATTTCAGAGTAGTTGATACAATCTAATGGAATAGTCTGTTCTAAATACTGAGCTGTGGAGCTGCTCTCCAGCTGTTGCTTATCCCAAGGTAATAAAAATGGGACAATCAGGCCATAATCCCTTCTCTGTCCTCCATTGTTCTTAGAATGATGCTATGCTAAAAAATGAGACCTTCTTAGTATTCTGAGTAACATCAGCATCTGCTGAATTCTTCtctttgacatgttttgtttggcTTTCTATCAATATTTGTGGACAACTCCAGTGAAAATAATCTCAatttttatatgaatgtttGACTCTTTATTTGTGTGGTGTTGTCTTGCTAATGAGGCAAcagtaatttgtttttcttttgcgtaaatagataaataaatatatgtaagtaatatatatatatatatatatccctgATATTTCAGCTTTTATTATGCTATCTCATCACTCCTAAATATTATTCAACATCAAAGCAGCCATAAAGTATATTGTCTTTATACATCCTGATTCAAACTACTGTCAATAAACAGGTTTCCCTCCAGTGCCAAATTTTCAATAATGTGCTGCATTTTGGACTATATACATTTAGCTACAAAGCTAGCAGATGAGAGTCTTTTGAACACATAATCATGATGAATTAAAAGCATTTATCTTTTGCTGGCCATTGGAAAATGTGCATCATCCAACCTGCACTTGATTATTTGTTCACAGCAGGAATTGCCATCGGTAATTATGTTAGATCATTaccaattttattttcatggaAGTGTATGTTCACTTCACTAAATATTTAAGGATTATAGACTAATATTATGCCTGCGTTGTAATAGCTCTGTACATATGGGTATCCTTGCTATAGTAAATACCCCACAACTTGCACTGTAAAAATGGCTCACatgtacattttaacacaattgtaatatattacttttattttcaatcacAACCACTTAGTCCTCATGaatctttttctccctctttttcatTGCAGGTTTCCCTGATTTTCCAGGGAGTGCTCGCTCTTTTCAGTAATGGAGGTGTTGCAGTGTGATGGCTGTGACTTTCGTGCCGAGTCATATGATGACTTGAAGACCCACATTCAGGAAGTGCACACCGTTTTCTTGCAGCCTGCAGATGCAGATGAGTCTGACTCTCTGAaagatgaggatgaagatgaggaggaagaggaggaattTGAGGACAAGGATGACAAGGATTATACGCCTCCTAAAGCTGGAATGAGTATGTCTACCACATCAAATCAGATGTTACAGTTTAATTTGTTATGGATTAGGAAACACTTCTGTTTTGGTTTCAAATAACTCTTCATAGTAGGAGGATTTCATGGAGCTTAACATGTATGAGTTGCTAGTCTTATTGATTGAAACAACAAAAcgtttaaataaaagcagaataTTACTTATTTACTGGTATTATTAAGCAAAACAACAGCAAGTTTAAATAAGAACAAAGTGtactcattttctattttccagCAGACATCTTACAtactttttcaaaatcttttttagGCCCCATCTCTACAGACGATTCcaaccaaacacaacaaaagcagaCAGCTGAAACCCACCTGCCGTTTTATCAGTGCAAGTTCTGTGTTCGTTACTTCAGATcaaagtcattcttaaaaaatcACACCAAAAAAGTGCATAATGTTGTAGAGGACGATTCGGATGCAAATATCTCCTCCCAGACAGCTAAGCAGTCCAGCTACACCGTTGTAATGCACAATGACCATTCAAAGGTGTATTCTTGTCAGTATTGCACATACCAGTCTCCACGCAAAGCAAGGATAATGAAACACCAACTAATGTATCATAGCAAGGTTCCATCTGAGAGCCCTGGAGATCCTTCAGAATACGCAGAAACCGGAGAGGAATCGGACTCAGCCAGTGTACTCATGAAGGGAACATTTGCCTGCGAATGGTGTGACTATCAGACTGACCAGAAGGGCAGCTGGACTAATCATGTGGTGAAGGAACACAGTGACAAGGTCAAGATAGTTTCCTCCATTGCAGAGCTGGAAGGGGAGTCAAGTGTAAGCTCACCCAAACAGGATTCACCCTCCGCTTCCCGAAGCCCGACTAGATTAAAGATGAATATAACTGACGTTTGTGAAAAGGAAGAGCCGGTaggaaaaacagcagaaaacatGTCAGATAAGACAGTCCCAGATATCTCTACCTTTCAATATGCACATATTCGTGCAGTAACACCCAACAGCACAGGTTCCTCCATTTTGTCCAAGAGGTTTGCTTCAGCTGACATTTCCAACAGCGTCATAGGGATGGATGCCAACTTATTTAATGAGGAGGACTCGCGTAGCAGCTTAGAGGACAATGATGAGGAAGAGTTGGGCGACATAGATGATCCTAGCTATACTGGGACCCTGTCAGCAGATGCAAAGCAGCTTTTAACTGACGAGGACAATAAATTACTGGAGACTAAAGGAATACCATTTAGAAAGTATATGAACCGTTTTCAGTGCCCCTTCTGCTCCTTCCTAACCATGCACAGGCGGAGCATCTCCCGCCACATTGAAAACATTCACCTTTCTGGTAAAAccacagtgtataaatgtgatGAATGCCCATTTATTTGCACCAGCCCTCTTAAActaggcacacacaaacagagccaCGTATCCTCAGATTTAGACACCATGGACTTAACAAGTGATAGTCCAGATCCTCACAGTGACAGTGCTACAGAGCCAGTTAACGGGGGTAATGTAAGCTCCAAAGTCAATGGAAAAAAGATAACCAGCACACCGAACGACCAGCAGAACCGTCATCGCTGCACGCTCTGCAGCTTCTCTACCACCACTCTGAAAGGTCTGAGGGTTCACCAGCAGCACAAGCATTCCTACTGTGATGACCTAGATCCCACTGTCTTTGAAAGCCAGCTGACTGACCAGCCCGACTCTGAAATAGATGCCTCTCCAATCTTTCTACAAAAAACCCAGACCTCCATTTTAGGACTTGCCACCAAAAAGCCCTTAGTAACAGGCAAAAGAGCCAGGAAGTCCATTAATGACTTGCCTTTGGATTTGTCCTCGGTTAAGAAGAGAACTAGAATTGATGAAATTGCCAGTAACCTTCAAAGTAAGATAAGCCAAAGCCAACAGGACATGATCATAAACCTAGATGACATGGATGATGAAGATGCAGGTTCTGATAAAGAGGGTAGAAACCATGACAATAAAAACCCTGTCTTCAATAATAACACACAACAGCTTTATGCAAAGGAATTAATGATCTCTCACGAGGGAGGCAGAatagggaaaagaaaaagcaaccCTAAGTCAAAACCTAGAAACCTTCCTATATCACTGACTCTCTCAGATGATAGTGAAAACATCTCTGCTGAACCCAGCGACAGTGCTATTCAAGAGAACGCTGATTATTCAGAGGAAGCGGGAACTACACGTTTCTACTGTAAACACTGTGATTACCACAACAAATCAGCTCGCAGCGTCAGCACCCATTACCAGAGGATGCATCCTTACATCAAGTTCAGCTTTAAGTACATCCTGGACCCCGAAGACCAGAGCGCGGTCTTCCGCTGCTTAGAGTGCTACATCGAATACACAAATTACAATGATCTGCACCAACACTACATGGATCACCACCCTGAAGCAAGCAATGTGCTAAACTTTAACCAACCAAATCTGGTATACATGTGCCGCTTTTGTTCGTACACAAGCCCCAATGTCAGAAGCCTAATGCCCCATTACCAAAGAATGCACCCTACAGTAAAAATCAACAACGCTATGATCTTCTCCAGCTATGTAGTGGAGCAGTCCCATAAAACGGGTGAATCGCAAACCCTGAGGGAAATATTAAATTCTGGCCCCAAGAATTTGAACTCAGCCACATCAACCCCCAGGTCATCCTCGAGCCCAGTGCTGAAAACGGTCTCTAAGACCCCTGAAGCCAGTGCTGAGACAGACCCTCTCAAAGACTCAGTGGGTGGCAATGTTGTCGTCTATGATTGTGATGTGTGTTCTTTTGCTAGCCCCAACATGCACTCTGTTTTGGTCCACTATCAGAAGAAACACCCAGAGCAAAAGGCGTCTTATTTCCGTATACAGAAAACCATGAAGGTAATCTCAGTGGATCAATCGCAGTCTGTTGCAAACTCTTCATATAATCTCAACATGGCTACACCTCCAAAACAACCAAGCGCAGCGTTGTATGGATCAGATGAAGAAATGTACTACTGTAAACATTGCGTGTACAGCAACAGATCTGTTGTTGGTGTGTTGGTCCATTATCAAAAGAGACACCCAGAAGTAAAAGTGACCGCTAAATACATCAAACATGGCGCTCCCACCCCCGGTTTGATGAAATTAATGGAGGAATTGCAAATTGCGGCTCCCAAACAGTTTATGAAGCAATTTCAAAATAACGGTCATGATGGATCTAACAACACAAGCCCTAAACCAGGAAGTGGTGAGAAAGGTGAGGACGAGCTATTCTTTTGTCAGCAATGTGATTATGGCAACCGCACTGTAAAAGGAGTGCTTATTCATTACCAGAAGAAGCATAGGGAAACCAAGGCCAATGCTGACCTTGTGCGTCGTCACACTGCAGTTGTCCGTAGTCAGCGCGAGCGTGCACAGATGGTTCAGTCAAGCAGTGTCTCTTCAGCCTTGATCCCAGCCCCCCCAGACCCTGAAAACACTACGCCCCTGCGCTCCCTGAAATGCAGACACTGTTCCTACACATCCCCCTATATCTATGCCCTAAAGAAACATCTGAAGAAAGAGCACCCCACTGTGAAAGCCACAGCTATGACCATTTTACACTGGGCTTACCAAGATGGCATTCTAGAAGCTGGCTACCACTGTGAGTGGTGCATTTACTCCCACGCTGAACCCCAAGGCCTGCTGCTCCATTACCAAAGACGCCATCCAGAGCACAATGTTGATTACACATACATGGCCAGCAAGCTATGGGCTGGTCCGGAGACCACTCAACAAGGGAGCAATATGGAAACTAAACATTACAAATGTAGAGACTGTGCCTTTGAGGCCTGTACAATATGGGACATCACTAGTCACTATCAGGCAGTCCACCCTTGGGCCATCAAAGAGGATGAATCTGTGCTTTTGGATATTATTAAAGGAAATGGCTCAGCTGAAAAGATCCACCAGCAGGTTGTCAAAGAACATGCGTCTTTTGATTGCCAGCCTGTTGAAGATGATGGACCACTGGTCATTGTCACTACACCTCAAGAAAGCaatccccctcctccccacccACGCCTTTCCATATCTAACAATCCTTATCAGTGCACTGTATGTCTGTCAGAGTACAACAGTCTCCATGGCCTCCTCACTCACTATGGAAAGAAGCACCCAGGTATGAAAGTAAAAGCTGCAGATTTTGCACAGGAGGCAGACATCAACCCCAGTTCTGTGTATAAATGTCGTCACTGTCCCTATGTAAACTCCCGAATCCACGGTGTCCTAACTCACTATCAGAAGAGACACCCATTAGTGAAAGTCACTGCAGAAGACTTTGCTGATGATATAGAGCAAATCCCCGACCTAAATGAAGGAGACGACAAGTGCAAAACTCAAAGGCAAGGCTATGGCGCATACAGATGCAAAATGTGCCCTTACACGCATGGGACACTGGAGAAACTCAAAATCCATTATGAGAAATATCACAATCAGTCGGCTTCTGAAATGTTCTCTTCCTCTGTGACATATTTCTCTACTGGTAGAGAAACAGAGCCAGTAGCTGAATGCAGTGCTGGTAATATATCAAGTGCAGCAAAGGTCCAGGAGGTCAGTGAATTGGACCTTGCCCACTCAGAGTTACCCATCAATAAGACCGAGAAACATGCTATATTCAAGTGTCAGCTTTGCAAATACTTTTGCTCCACCAGGAAAGGCATCGCTCGTCACTACCGTATCAAGCACAACAACGTCCGTGCTCAGCCAGAGGGTAAAAACAATGTCTTCAAATGTGCTCTGTGTTCTTACACAAACCCTATACGCAAAGGTCTGGCAGCACACTACCAGAAGCGGCATGATATTGATGCCTATTATACCCATTGTCTGGCTGCTTCCAAAACTATGGCCGAAAAGCCTAACAAAGTAATTGCACCCCCGCCGTCAGAAGGGGACAATTCAGAAATGAGTGAAGAGTTGCGTTTGGCTGTGGAGAGACGAAGGTGTTCTCTTTGCGCATTCCAGGCCTTCAGCAGGAAGAGCATTGTCTCACACTACATTAAACGCCACCCCGGTGTCTTCCCCAAGAAGCAGCATGCTAGCAAGCTTGGCCGCTACTTTACTGTTATCTATGCCAAAGAACCTGAGAAGATTGCTGTCAGTTCAATAGCAGAGGATGACAAGGAGGTGCTGGAGGTTCAGCTAGAAACCGAGCAGGACGGAGAGGTTGAATGGCTGCCTTACAAGTGTCTAAAATGCTTCCGCTTGTCCTTCAGCACAGGCGAACTGCTTTCTATGCACTACAATGACCACCACAGCAATGACTTGAAGAGGGACTTTGTGGTATCGCCCGATCACAGTGATGAGGACTCTGAGTTGTACCAGTGTTCTCACTGTGAGCTGAAGTTTCTGGCTCTCCCAATTCTGGCCACACATCTATTGAATCACAATGAGGAGTTTCAGAAGAGGGCCATGAGgctggagaggaggaggcagcTGCTCAGCAAACAGAAAGCCGCAGAACTTCCCGAGACCAAACCTGAGAAGGTGAGCAAACATACGAATTTCCCTTAAAGctttttaatgaaag is a window from the Etheostoma cragini isolate CJK2018 chromosome 16, CSU_Ecrag_1.0, whole genome shotgun sequence genome containing:
- the znf462 gene encoding zinc finger protein 462 isoform X1, with the protein product MEVLQCDGCDFRAESYDDLKTHIQEVHTVFLQPADADESDSLKDEDEDEEEEEEFEDKDDKDYTPPKAGMSPISTDDSNQTQQKQTAETHLPFYQCKFCVRYFRSKSFLKNHTKKVHNVVEDDSDANISSQTAKQSSYTVVMHNDHSKVYSCQYCTYQSPRKARIMKHQLMYHSKVPSESPGDPSEYAETGEESDSASVLMKGTFACEWCDYQTDQKGSWTNHVVKEHSDKVKIVSSIAELEGESSVSSPKQDSPSASRSPTRLKMNITDVCEKEEPVGKTAENMSDKTVPDISTFQYAHIRAVTPNSTGSSILSKRFASADISNSVIGMDANLFNEEDSRSSLEDNDEEELGDIDDPSYTGTLSADAKQLLTDEDNKLLETKGIPFRKYMNRFQCPFCSFLTMHRRSISRHIENIHLSGKTTVYKCDECPFICTSPLKLGTHKQSHVSSDLDTMDLTSDSPDPHSDSATEPVNGGNVSSKVNGKKITSTPNDQQNRHRCTLCSFSTTTLKGLRVHQQHKHSYCDDLDPTVFESQLTDQPDSEIDASPIFLQKTQTSILGLATKKPLVTGKRARKSINDLPLDLSSVKKRTRIDEIASNLQSKISQSQQDMIINLDDMDDEDAGSDKEGRNHDNKNPVFNNNTQQLYAKELMISHEGGRIGKRKSNPKSKPRNLPISLTLSDDSENISAEPSDSAIQENADYSEEAGTTRFYCKHCDYHNKSARSVSTHYQRMHPYIKFSFKYILDPEDQSAVFRCLECYIEYTNYNDLHQHYMDHHPEASNVLNFNQPNLVYMCRFCSYTSPNVRSLMPHYQRMHPTVKINNAMIFSSYVVEQSHKTGESQTLREILNSGPKNLNSATSTPRSSSSPVLKTVSKTPEASAETDPLKDSVGGNVVVYDCDVCSFASPNMHSVLVHYQKKHPEQKASYFRIQKTMKVISVDQSQSVANSSYNLNMATPPKQPSAALYGSDEEMYYCKHCVYSNRSVVGVLVHYQKRHPEVKVTAKYIKHGAPTPGLMKLMEELQIAAPKQFMKQFQNNGHDGSNNTSPKPGSGEKGEDELFFCQQCDYGNRTVKGVLIHYQKKHRETKANADLVRRHTAVVRSQRERAQMVQSSSVSSALIPAPPDPENTTPLRSLKCRHCSYTSPYIYALKKHLKKEHPTVKATAMTILHWAYQDGILEAGYHCEWCIYSHAEPQGLLLHYQRRHPEHNVDYTYMASKLWAGPETTQQGSNMETKHYKCRDCAFEACTIWDITSHYQAVHPWAIKEDESVLLDIIKGNGSAEKIHQQVVKEHASFDCQPVEDDGPLVIVTTPQESNPPPPHPRLSISNNPYQCTVCLSEYNSLHGLLTHYGKKHPGMKVKAADFAQEADINPSSVYKCRHCPYVNSRIHGVLTHYQKRHPLVKVTAEDFADDIEQIPDLNEGDDKCKTQRQGYGAYRCKMCPYTHGTLEKLKIHYEKYHNQSASEMFSSSVTYFSTGRETEPVAECSAGNISSAAKVQEVSELDLAHSELPINKTEKHAIFKCQLCKYFCSTRKGIARHYRIKHNNVRAQPEGKNNVFKCALCSYTNPIRKGLAAHYQKRHDIDAYYTHCLAASKTMAEKPNKVIAPPPSEGDNSEMSEELRLAVERRRCSLCAFQAFSRKSIVSHYIKRHPGVFPKKQHASKLGRYFTVIYAKEPEKIAVSSIAEDDKEVLEVQLETEQDGEVEWLPYKCLKCFRLSFSTGELLSMHYNDHHSNDLKRDFVVSPDHSDEDSELYQCSHCELKFLALPILATHLLNHNEEFQKRAMRLERRRQLLSKQKAAELPETKPEKENPANKAPIGFRCNFCIEMHPTLRAICNHLRKHVQYGEVKEGHVKQEVSEVPLTLPSDSLTNGVLEGDEAAESEADGIERPAAAMVGQSLVSTASGGVAVAAEPLEAKTDAIEGRAAALVAAARAVVSEGELKQRLAAGGHPCAQCDRVFMSMQGLRSHERSHSAMALFSREDKYSCQYCQFVSPFRHNLDRHVQSHHGHHKPFKCKLCPFKSAYVSRLKSHLHKAHTGEQYTYKCLSCPFSSMTISQLKEHSLRDHGEALTLPKLRAATQAAHGALRPSRLASNTDQTPLAPDDLSYLEEPADVRQQLSHYQLASRSQMSSGSTPGGSTVVDNRPDSILTCEFCEFSSGYMQSLRRHYRDRHGGKKLFKCKDCSFFTCYKNTFTMHVEAGHNNNNNNNNVIDNAPDHFSKDLRCPLCLYHTKHKSNMIDHIVLHREERVAPLEVSRSKLSRHLQGLIFRCHKCTFTCSSDRALQLHLQKHAEIKPYQCQLCYYDSSQRSQLEEHLRLEHKVVRNFELMGRVNLDQLEMIKGQGSSAEEEDEREILQMVEDGKEVPEEEDEETEMEIVGKIVEEQREMDDEEIEDNIKEEEEEEVKEEVREVEEEKPGLQEVFASPTSSSSSTAPSSAEKRLPCEFCGRCFTNSLEWERHVLRHGMMVNNSQMDVSTTSATEASASSSSGSASALMDTGLVLSSNEEGNPADLSLRGPSQYVEDKEMLSTKNDQQFG
- the znf462 gene encoding zinc finger protein 462 isoform X2; this translates as MEVLQCDGCDFRAESYDDLKTHIQEVHTVFLQPADADESDSLKDEDEDEEEEEEFEDKDDKDYTPPKAGMSPISTDDSNQTQQKQTAETHLPFYQCKFCVRYFRSKSFLKNHTKKVHNVVEDDSDANISSQTAKQSSYTVVMHNDHSKVYSCQYCTYQSPRKARIMKHQLMYHSKVPSESPGDPSEYAETGEESDSASVLMKGTFACEWCDYQTDQKGSWTNHVVKEHSDKVKIVSSIAELEGESSVSSPKQDSPSASRSPTRLKMNITDVCEKEEPVGKTAENMSDKTVPDISTFQYAHIRAVTPNSTGSSILSKRFASADISNSVIGMDANLFNEEDSRSSLEDNDEEELGDIDDPSYTGTLSADAKQLLTDEDNKLLETKGIPFRKYMNRFQCPFCSFLTMHRRSISRHIENIHLSGKTTVYKCDECPFICTSPLKLGTHKQSHVSSDLDTMDLTSDSPDPHSDSATEPVNGGNVSSKVNGKKITSTPNDQQNRHRCTLCSFSTTTLKGLRVHQQHKHSYCDDLDPTVFESQLTDQPDSEIDASPIFLQKTQTSILGLATKKPLVTGKRARKSINDLPLDLSSVKKRTRIDEIASNLQSKISQSQQDMIINLDDMDDEDAGSDKEGRNHDNKNPVFNNNTQQLYAKELMISHEGGRIGKRKSNPKSKPRNLPISLTLSDDSENISAEPSDSAIQENADYSEEAGTTRFYCKHCDYHNKSARSVSTHYQRMHPYIKFSFKYILDPEDQSAVFRCLECYIEYTNYNDLHQHYMDHHPEASNVLNFNQPNLVYMCRFCSYTSPNVRSLMPHYQRMHPTVKINNAMIFSSYVVEQSHKTGESQTLREILNSGPKNLNSATSTPRSSSSPVLKTVSKTPEASAETDPLKDSVGGNVVVYDCDVCSFASPNMHSVLVHYQKKHPEQKASYFRIQKTMKVISVDQSQSVANSSYNLNMATPPKQPSAALYGSDEEMYYCKHCVYSNRSVVGVLVHYQKRHPEVKVTAKYIKHGAPTPGLMKLMEELQIAAPKQFMKQFQNNGHDGSNNTSPKPGSGEKGEDELFFCQQCDYGNRTVKGVLIHYQKKHRETKANADLVRRHTAVVRSQRERAQMVQSSSVSSALIPAPPDPENTTPLRSLKCRHCSYTSPYIYALKKHLKKEHPTVKATAMTILHWAYQDGILEAGYHCEWCIYSHAEPQGLLLHYQRRHPEHNVDYTYMASKLWAGPETTQQGSNMETKHYKCRDCAFEACTIWDITSHYQAVHPWAIKEDESVLLDIIKGNGSAEKIHQQVVKEHASFDCQPVEDDGPLVIVTTPQESNPPPPHPRLSISNNPYQCTVCLSEYNSLHGLLTHYGKKHPGMKVKAADFAQEADINPSSVYKCRHCPYVNSRIHGVLTHYQKRHPLVKVTAEDFADDIEQIPDLNEGDDKCKTQRQGYGAYRCKMCPYTHGTLEKLKIHYEKYHNQSASEMFSSSVTYFSTGRETEPVAECSAGNISSAAKVQEVSELDLAHSELPINKTEKHAIFKCQLCKYFCSTRKGIARHYRIKHNNVRAQPEGKNNVFKCALCSYTNPIRKGLAAHYQKRHDIDAYYTHCLAASKTMAEKPNKVIAPPPSEGDNSEMSEELRLAVERRRCSLCAFQAFSRKSIVSHYIKRHPGVFPKKQHASKLGRYFTVIYAKEPEKIAVSSIAEDDKEVLEVQLETEQDGEVEWLPYKCLKCFRLSFSTGELLSMHYNDHHSNDLKRDFVVSPDHSDEDSELYQCSHCELKFLALPILATHLLNHNEEFQKRAMRLERRRQLLSKQKAAELPETKPEKENPANKAPIGFRCNFCIEMHPTLRAICNHLRKHVQYGEVKEGHVKQEVSEVPLTLPSDSLTNGVLEGDEAAESEADGIERPAAAMVGQSLVSTASGGVAVAAEPLEAKTDAIEGRAAALVAAARAVVSEGELKQRLAAGGHPCAQCDRVFMSMQGLRSHERSHSAMALFSREDKYSCQYCQFVSPFRHNLDRHVQSHHGHHKPFKCKLCPFKSAYVSRLKSHLHKAHTGEQYTYKCLSCPFSSMTISQLKEHSLRDHDLSYLEEPADVRQQLSHYQLASRSQMSSGSTPGGSTVVDNRPDSILTCEFCEFSSGYMQSLRRHYRDRHGGKKLFKCKDCSFFTCYKNTFTMHVEAGHNNNNNNNNVIDNAPDHFSKDLRCPLCLYHTKHKSNMIDHIVLHREERVAPLEVSRSKLSRHLQGLIFRCHKCTFTCSSDRALQLHLQKHAEIKPYQCQLCYYDSSQRSQLEEHLRLEHKVVRNFELMGRVNLDQLEMIKGQGSSAEEEDEREILQMVEDGKEVPEEEDEETEMEIVGKIVEEQREMDDEEIEDNIKEEEEEEVKEEVREVEEEKPGLQEVFASPTSSSSSTAPSSAEKRLPCEFCGRCFTNSLEWERHVLRHGMMVNNSQMDVSTTSATEASASSSSGSASALMDTGLVLSSNEEGNPADLSLRGPSQYVEDKEMLSTKNDQQFG